The nucleotide sequence CTCGTCGAGCCTTTCCATTGGGACATGTTGGAAGAGGCCGGTGCCTGCAATGGTCCCAGGGTGAACTGCAAACTCATGTCAGGGCGGCGCGCTCGGGAATTACtggccaaaaaaagagaaaacaagAAATTGTTCCACAAACAGAGTCAGGGGAACCTATAACTACTCACCAGCCAGCGACACGACACCGCGATCCTTCAGTCTACGGGCCAACTCGACGCTGAACAGGATGTTTGCAGTCTTGGACTGTCCGTACCCGCTCCAGCCGTGGTAGTCCTTGCCCTTGTTAAAGGTCGGGTCGCTCCACCAGACGTCGGAAAGCTGGTGTCCGTGGCTCGTAATGTTTACGATGCGAGCACCCTCCCCGGCGGCAAGGATTTTGGGCATCAGCAAATTCGTGAGCAGAAAGTGTCCGACGTGGTTGGCGCTGAACTGGAGCTCATTTCCCTTGGCGTCGGTCGTGAATTCCTCGACGTACATGATGCCAGCGCAGTTGATGACCACGTCAATCTTGGTCATGTCGCGGTCGTCAAGAATCGTGGCCGCCGCAGCTCGGACGCTCTCCTGGTCGGTAAGGTCCACGGGGACAAAGATGGCGCGGATGGCGGGGTCGATGG is from Pyricularia oryzae 70-15 chromosome 2, whole genome shotgun sequence and encodes:
- a CDS encoding retinol dehydrogenase 13 translates to MTAFGSETTAEEVVSAFSSNVKGRTFLITGASANGLGAYMATSLARASPQALILIARSEVKVAPVIEEIASIDPAIRAIFVPVDLTDQESVRAAAATILDDRDMTKIDVVINCAGIMYVEEFTTDAKGNELQFSANHVGHFLLTNLLMPKILAAGEGARIVNITSHGHQLSDVWWSDPTFNKGKDYHGWSGYGQSKTANILFSVELARRLKDRGVVSLAVHPGTIAGTGLFQHVPMERLDEGDMISRKNTGLPFGLDLPWKTSSQGSSSGLAAALDPELAAHSGSYIQNCQVGTPRQYALDGEKAKKLWIMTEELVGQKFDL